From one Bombus affinis isolate iyBomAffi1 chromosome 9, iyBomAffi1.2, whole genome shotgun sequence genomic stretch:
- the LOC126920480 gene encoding protein phosphatase Slingshot isoform X3, giving the protein MFYLLRPEETLKMAVKLESVHPGRTRYLVVVSCTGRQDAEESCLLGIDCHARATVGLVLRVLADTAITLDGDGGFSVSVCGSQHIFKPVSVQAMWSALQTLHKVSSKAREQNYFLGGLSHDWVSYYEQRIESDRSCLNEWHTMDNLESRRPPSPDSVRTKPRERDETERVIRSTLKEIMMSVDLDEVTSKYIRGRLEEDLDMDLGEFKPFIDQEMLTILGQMDAPTEIFDHVYLGSEWNASNLEELQKNGVRHILNVTREIDNFFPGMFTYLNVRVYDDEKTDLLKHWDDTFKYITKAKKEGSKVLVHCKMGVSRSASVVIAYAMKAYNWDFSQAWKHVKEKRNCIKPNNSFLLQLETYQGILDAMKNKEKLQRSKSDTNLKSPTSTKDQSKKEEKSGNVDNDLQAVSGCELKKTSQRPKSWSPNVKISETMLPSVPLSQSLESIDKTGSTEVTREDLLRSNNRKTSMSQEARNVLMPCGNGQSYSVSQNKIVHLPGPSPDTPTVKNRISKLETQQGQRRKGLVLNLTNQFEAVSSKPSSPSSDSDGGKPLPQSPISELNENGLGRKPSSEASSTVAVKQSVWDPGEKQSKRTQVDSNSECLVWTASSSDATCTNSCSNAKTNREVSAESECIATTTTTTTTTVYPGTLTRKTKKDGDPFSTHVDRVFDREERQGEPVTRDSPSRQSSWSSYDSAVVLDNNSVHSSWATLPSRNSSWGSYDMRPSDLLGSSGLFPYDKEEIPWHPGTVKRTKQKLEENTSSGTVKRVCTQNSDTEEKDRLPVEEESYNPVLLQHTASPTPRRRDSSPSQEHGSKVDPARNSPSPVRGIDISPASIRQVGRLSTSAPAPSSLSTDSDLPLSLRSCRSESETSSPCVVNTTQCLSVKQHKMVLENLSNKSIFNKRCLSVDDSPDTECPRSTSGIVKNLKKEFEAKSTKSEKSPENSFENDSPITVCRPKRDVKIRSLPSSPVIPHNESKIQAPSEIKEKEKSSVDSMTATQDNLEDRSVRVLVGKYEVKPESRKSSEIQLRVHKDKDWESMDSQHSNKSKIGVEYSRRSAPIMINNHSSAPLFNEAPEAPGRPPVPSAGVVAASKKQQQHGRTHPLARLQVRPRHSSPVYNTM; this is encoded by the exons GTCGGCCTTGCAGACGTTGCACAAAGTGTCGAGTAAGGCACGCGAACAAAACTACTTCCTGGGTGGGCTGTCACACGACTGGGTCAGTTACTATGAGCAACGAATCGAGAGCGATCGCTCGTGTCTTAACGAGTGGCATACTATGGACAACCTGGAATCTCGAAGACCACCGTCGCCGGACAGCGTACGCACCAA ACCCAGAGAAAGGGACGAGACTGAGCGCGTGATCCGATCGACGTTGAAGGAGATCATGATGTCCGTGGACCTCGACGAGGTAACCTCGAAGTACATTCGAGGTCGTCTCGAGGAAGACCTCGACATGGATCTCGGGGAGTTTAAGCCATTCATCGATCAGGAGATGCTCACCATTCTGGGTCAGATGGACGCGCCGACTGAAATATTTGACCACGTTTATCTAGGAAGCGAGTGGAACGCAAGCAACTTGGAGGAGCTCCAGAAGAATGG TGTCAGGCATATCCTGAACGTAACTCGAGAGATCGACAACTTCTTCCCCGGGATGTTCACGTATTTGAACGTACGCGTGTATGACGACGAGAAGACCGATCTGCTGAAGCACTGGGACGATACGTTCAAATACATCACGAAGGCAAAGAAAGAAGGTTCGAAAGTGCTGGTGCACTGTAAAATGGGTGTGTCAAGATCTGCCTCGGTAGTGATCGCGTACGCGATGAAAGCGTATAACTGGGACTTCTCTCAAGCCTGGAAGCACGTAAAAGAGAAACGGAACTGCATCAAACCTAACAACAGCTTTTTGCTGCAACTGGAGACCTATCAGGGTATACTGGACGCGATGAAAAACAAAGAGAAGCTTCAGAGGTCCAAGTCGGATACGAACTTAAAGTCTCCTACGTCGACGAAAGATCAGtcgaagaaagaggaaaagtcTGGCAACGTGGACAATGATTTGCAAGCTGTATCGGGCTGTGAATTAAAAAAGACCAGCCAGAGGCCGAAAAGTTGGTCGCCGAATGTGAAAATTAGCGAAACCATGTTGCCGTCTG TTCCTCTTTCGCAGTCCCTGGAAAGCATCGATAAGACGGGAAGCACGGAAGTGACCAGAGAAGATCTGTTACGTTCCAACAACCGGAAGACCAGTATGTCGCAAGAAGCTCGAAACGTTTTGATGCCATGCGGCAACGGACAATCTTACAGCGTATCTCAAAACAAAATCGTCCACCTACCAGGTCCCTCGCCGGACACTCCGACCGTGAAGAACCGAATTAGCAAATTAGAAACGCAGCAGGGCCAAAGGAGGAAAGGATTGGTGCTGAACCTGACGAATCAATTCGAAGCAGTCAGCAGCAAGCCATCTTCTCCGAGTTCTGATTCAGACGGCGGGAAACCGTTGCCACAGAGTCCGATCTCCGAACTGAACGAGAATGGACTCGGTCGGAAGCCTTCGTCGGAAGCTTCGTCTACGGTGGCAGTGAAGCAAAGCGTGTGGGATCCCGGCGAGAAGCAAAGCAAGAGAACGCAAGTCGATAGTAATAGTGAATGTCTAGTCTGGACTGCATCATCGTCCGATGCAACATGTACCAATTCGTGTAGTAACGCTAAGACTAACAGAGAAGTGAGTGCGGAGAGTGAGTGTATCGCGACGAccacgacaacgacaacgacgacagTGTATCCTGGTACGTTAACGCGAAAGACCAAGAAGGACGGAGATCCGTTTAGTACGCACGTCGACCGAGTGTTCGATCGTGAAGAGAGGCAAGGCGAGCCGGTTACGAGAGACTCTCCGAGCCGGCAGAGCTCTTGGAGCAGTTACGACAGTGCCGTAGTCCTCGACAACAATTCGGTGCACAGCTCCTGGGCCACGTTACCATCGAGGAACAGTTCTTGGGGTTCGTACGACATGCGGCCTTCGGATCTGCTCGGATCCAGTGGTCTCTTCCCTTACGACAAGGAGGAGATACCTTGGCACCCAGGCACAGTGAAACGTACCAAGCAAAAGCTCGAGGAGAACACCAGCTCAGGGACGGTGAAACGCGTGTGCACGCAAAATTCCGACACGGAAGAGAAAGACAGATTACCAGTTGAGGAAGAATCGTACAATCCGGTACTTCTTCAGCATACCGCGTCACCGACGCCACGAAGGAGGGATTCCTCGCCTAGCCAGGAACACGGTTCGAAGGTAGATCCTGCTAGAAATTCTCCAAGTCCTGTCAGAGGAATAGACATCTCACCAGCGTCGATTCGTCAAGTTGGAAGACTATCGACGAGCGCTCCGGCGCCATCTTCTCTCTCTACGGACTCGGACTTACCCCTATCCTTGAGATCCTGCAGGTCAGAGAGCGAAACGTCCAGCCCGTGCGTGGTCAACACTACTCAGTGTCTTTCGGTGAAGCAACACAAGATGGTCTTGGAGAACCTAAGTAACAAATCTATATTTAACAAACGTTGTCTGTCGGTAGACGACTCGCCAGACACCGAGTGTCCACGAAGTACCTCCGGTATCGTAAAGAATCTCAAGAAGGAATTCGAGGCGAAGTCAACGAAGTCGGAAAAGAGTCCGGAGAACAGCTTCGAGAACGACTCGCCGATTACGGTCTGTCGACCGAAAAGGGATGTGAAGATCAGAAGTTTGCCCTCCTCGCCGGTGATTCCCCACAACGAATCGAAGATTCAGGCCCCGTCCGAGatcaaagagaaagagaagtcgAGCGTCGACTCGATGACGGCTACTCAGGACAACTTGGAAGACAGGTCGGTGAGAGTTTTGGTTGGTAAGTACGAGGTGAAGCCCGAGTCCAGGAAGTCCTCGGAGATCCAGCTGCGTGTGCACAAAGACAAGGATTGGGAGTCGATGGACTCGCAACACAGCAACAAGTCGAAGATTGGTGTAGAATATAGTAGGAGGTCTGCACCGATCATGATTAACAATCATTCGTCTGCTCCTCTGTTCAATGAAGCGCCGGAAGCACCTGGCAGGCCACCAGTCCCATCGGCTGGTGTTGTGGCAGCTAGTAAGAAGCAGCAACAGCACGGCAGGACGCATCCTCTTGCCAGGCTGCAGGTCAGGCCTAGGCACAGCAGTCCGGTTTACAACACCAtgtaa